A window of the Tessaracoccus sp. MC1865 genome harbors these coding sequences:
- a CDS encoding heme o synthase — MGVRVAVQAQAQPTEARFGDVIRAYVALTKPRIIELLLVTTVPAMFLAAGGLPPWQLIIWTMIGGMFAAASANTFNCVIDADIDEIMRRTRRRPVPRHQISARNALVFGIVLGVLATLVLGFGANWLSAILALVANAFYVFVYTMWLKRRTSQNIVWGGIAGCFPPLIGWTAVTGSIAWAPFILFGVVFLWTPPHTWALAFRYKDDYAAADVPMLPVVRTAPQVGAQIFWYSVATVVMSLLLWPVAPTGWLYPGVALVTGLIFLWEALQLWRRARAGMEGAQLKAMKLFHYSNTYLALLFLAVAIDPLLF, encoded by the coding sequence ATCGGGGTGCGTGTGGCGGTCCAGGCTCAGGCCCAGCCTACGGAGGCTCGCTTCGGCGACGTCATACGGGCCTATGTGGCGCTGACCAAACCCCGGATCATCGAGTTGCTGCTCGTGACCACCGTGCCCGCCATGTTCCTGGCAGCCGGCGGGCTGCCCCCGTGGCAGCTGATCATCTGGACGATGATCGGCGGTATGTTCGCCGCCGCCTCGGCCAACACCTTCAACTGTGTGATCGACGCCGACATCGACGAGATCATGCGCCGCACCCGCCGTCGCCCCGTGCCCCGCCACCAGATCTCCGCGCGCAACGCTCTTGTCTTCGGCATCGTGCTGGGCGTGCTGGCCACGCTGGTGCTGGGCTTCGGCGCCAACTGGCTCTCCGCCATCCTCGCGCTGGTGGCGAACGCCTTCTATGTCTTCGTCTACACCATGTGGCTCAAGCGTCGCACCTCCCAGAACATCGTCTGGGGCGGTATCGCCGGATGCTTCCCGCCGCTCATCGGCTGGACCGCCGTGACCGGTTCCATCGCCTGGGCACCGTTCATCCTGTTCGGCGTGGTGTTCCTCTGGACACCGCCCCACACGTGGGCGTTGGCGTTCCGGTACAAAGACGACTACGCCGCCGCCGACGTGCCCATGCTCCCCGTGGTACGCACCGCACCGCAGGTGGGGGCCCAGATCTTCTGGTACTCCGTGGCCACCGTCGTGATGTCGCTGCTTCTGTGGCCCGTGGCCCCCACGGGATGGCTGTACCCGGGCGTCGCGCTCGTCACCGGCCTGATCTTCCTGTGGGAGGCGCTCCAGCTCTGGCGCCGCGCCCGTGCGGGCATGGAGGGCGCGCAGCTCAAGGCGATGAAGCTCTTCCACTACTCCAACACCTATCTCGCGCTCCTCTTCCTCGCCGTCGCGATCGACCCGCTGCTCTTCTGA
- a CDS encoding prolyl oligopeptidase family serine peptidase yields the protein MTDLSHPATEEHASPWFDLDAYVSLPRLGALSLSPDGETLVCSVQGVTADRTEYASALWRVDPHGERAATRYTRSVQGESAAGFLPDGSLLFTSKRDVPAVGEDEPKKSTTALWCLPANGGEAYVLARRDGGWGDVLTSPLSDTVVLGVLMHAGVEDEEADAAKREARSKRKISAILHDGYPVRFWDKDLGPETTRLRAATVGGDGDRSLEGLRDLTGDVGRSVREAVLSRDGAALAVVWGVPRRAGETMSQLELIDVARGQRRTLAADDEHEYGSPVFTDDGAHVACVRTARSTAERAPRPTLWLIDVASGEGHEVAGGWDRWATPVAFSPDGRTMYATADDDGACPVFAIDVASGEVRRLTGDGSHSSVLRSPDGTTLYALRASYASPGEIVAVDAVSGAATVLRAPVEYPPLPGRLERVETEASDGTRVPGWLILPEGASPAQPAPLTLWVHGGPLNSWNSWSWRWCPWLLVSRGQAVLLPDPALSTGYGQSYIQRGWGRWGAEPFTDVMALTDAAEARDDIRSDASVMMGGSFGGYMANWIATQTDRFTAIVSHASLWNLGNFGPTTDAAWYWKREMTPEMQAKFSPHQFAAQITTPMLVIHGDKDYRVPIGEGLALWWALASAFDGDPADLPHRFLYFPNENHWILTPQHAKVWYDTVLEFVAARREGRAMGAVENL from the coding sequence ATGACAGACCTCTCGCATCCCGCCACCGAGGAGCACGCTTCCCCCTGGTTCGATCTCGACGCCTACGTGTCGCTGCCCCGCCTCGGCGCCCTCAGTCTCAGCCCCGACGGCGAGACCCTGGTGTGCTCGGTCCAGGGAGTCACCGCAGACAGGACGGAATACGCCAGCGCCCTGTGGCGCGTGGACCCGCACGGCGAGCGGGCCGCCACCCGCTACACACGCTCCGTGCAGGGCGAGTCCGCCGCAGGATTCCTGCCCGACGGTTCCCTGCTGTTCACCTCCAAGCGCGACGTACCGGCCGTCGGCGAGGACGAGCCGAAGAAGTCGACGACCGCCCTGTGGTGCCTGCCTGCCAACGGTGGCGAGGCCTACGTGCTCGCCCGCCGCGACGGCGGCTGGGGCGACGTCCTCACCAGCCCGCTGTCCGACACCGTCGTGCTCGGCGTGCTGATGCACGCAGGAGTCGAGGACGAGGAGGCCGACGCGGCCAAGCGTGAGGCCCGCAGCAAGAGGAAGATCTCAGCGATCCTGCACGACGGCTACCCCGTGCGCTTCTGGGACAAGGACCTCGGCCCCGAGACGACGCGGCTGAGGGCCGCCACCGTCGGCGGCGACGGAGACCGCTCCTTGGAGGGCCTGCGCGATCTGACCGGTGACGTCGGCCGCTCGGTGCGCGAGGCCGTGCTCTCCCGCGACGGCGCAGCGCTCGCCGTCGTCTGGGGCGTGCCCCGCCGTGCGGGCGAGACCATGTCGCAGCTCGAGCTGATCGACGTGGCCCGCGGCCAGCGCCGCACCCTGGCCGCCGACGACGAGCACGAGTACGGCAGCCCCGTCTTCACCGACGACGGCGCCCACGTCGCCTGCGTTCGCACGGCCCGCTCCACCGCTGAGCGCGCTCCGCGGCCCACCCTGTGGCTGATCGACGTCGCTTCGGGCGAGGGACACGAGGTCGCCGGCGGCTGGGACCGGTGGGCCACCCCCGTCGCCTTCTCGCCTGACGGCCGCACAATGTACGCGACCGCGGACGACGACGGCGCCTGCCCGGTCTTCGCCATCGACGTCGCCTCCGGCGAGGTGCGCCGGCTCACCGGCGACGGCTCCCACTCCTCAGTGTTGCGCAGCCCTGACGGCACCACGCTGTACGCCCTCCGCGCCTCGTACGCGAGCCCGGGTGAGATCGTCGCGGTCGATGCCGTCTCCGGCGCCGCCACAGTGCTGCGTGCCCCCGTCGAGTACCCACCGCTCCCCGGCCGCCTCGAGCGCGTCGAGACGGAGGCGTCCGACGGCACCCGCGTCCCCGGCTGGCTCATCCTCCCCGAAGGCGCTTCCCCGGCCCAGCCCGCCCCCCTCACGCTGTGGGTGCACGGCGGCCCGCTGAATTCGTGGAACTCGTGGTCCTGGCGCTGGTGCCCCTGGCTGCTCGTCTCGAGGGGGCAGGCGGTGTTGCTGCCGGACCCCGCCCTGTCGACCGGCTACGGCCAGAGCTACATCCAGCGAGGCTGGGGCCGGTGGGGCGCCGAACCCTTCACCGACGTGATGGCGCTGACCGACGCGGCCGAGGCCCGCGACGACATCCGCAGCGATGCCTCGGTGATGATGGGCGGCTCCTTCGGTGGCTACATGGCCAACTGGATCGCCACCCAGACGGACCGGTTCACGGCGATCGTCAGTCATGCGTCGCTCTGGAACCTCGGCAACTTCGGGCCCACCACCGACGCGGCCTGGTACTGGAAGCGTGAGATGACGCCGGAGATGCAGGCGAAGTTCTCGCCCCACCAGTTCGCCGCGCAGATCACGACGCCCATGCTGGTCATCCACGGGGACAAGGACTACCGCGTCCCGATCGGCGAAGGGCTCGCGCTCTGGTGGGCCCTGGCGAGCGCCTTCGACGGCGACCCCGCGGACCTGCCCCACCGGTTCCTGTACTTCCCGAACGAGAACCACTGGATCCTCACGCCCCAGCACGCCAAGGTCTGGTACGACACGGTGCTGGAGTTCGTGGCCGCACGACGCGAGGGGCGCGCGATGGGGGCCGTGGAGAACCTGTGA